From the Bacilli bacterium genome, the window TTTGGCGCACCTTTGTCTGGCAAAAGCAAGGCCGGCCGAAATTAATCTTGACGGATCGCTTTGTTTTTTCCTCCGCTCCGCATCGTATTACCGAGCGGTTGATTGCCAAGGTGAAGCCGGAAATGGACCGGATGAATTCGCGGGTCTTGTTGAAGGGGAAAAACGGCTTGACGCTGGAAATCCGCTTTGACCCAAGCGAGCTAAGTCCCGCTATAACCGAACAAAAATACAGGGATCATGACGGAGTGACTGTGAGGTATTTTGTGATCGACTTTGCTGTTCTTAATCCCGGCAAGGAAGTACAAGTTTTACTCAATTTCACTTTTATCCAAAGGGGATGGCAATAAACTCATGACGACGGAATGGTGGAACGAGGCTTGGCGGCAAGCGCATGCCAAACTTTCGCGATCGCTTGAGCGGATCGGCGCGGGCTATCCGCACGCATCCGTAAACGGCAAATATTTGCTGGAGGAGCCGCATTGGTGGACGGCGGGTTTTTGGCCAGGGATGTTATGGTTGTTATATGAAGCAAGCGGAGACGAAAAGTTCCGGGAAACGGCGGAACAATGCGAAGCCGGCCTTGATCGCGTCATCTCGGAGTATTACAAGCTGGATCACGACATCGGCTTTATGTGGACATTGACAAGCGTGGCCCGCTACAAACTTTTGCAAGCGGAAGACGCCAAACGCCGGGCGCTGCTCGCGGCAAATTTGCTCGCGGCGCGATTTAATTTGCGCGGCCGTTATATCCGCGCGTGGAACCCGTGGCATGCCGGCGAAGACAATACCGGCTATGCGATTATCGACAGCCTCATGAATTTGCCGCTGTTGTTCTGGGCTTCGCGGGAGAGCGGCGACCCGCGATACCGGCATGTGGCGGAAGCCCATTTGGACACGGCGCTTGCGCATTTTTTGCGTTCCGACGGCTCGGTATATCATATCGTGCGGTTTGATCCGGTTTCCGGAGCGTGCGCGGAAAAACTCGGCGGGCAGGGGTATGCTCCGGAATCCGCCTGGTCGCGCGGAACGGCGTGGGCTATATATGGGTTCGCTTTGGCCTATCATCACACCGGGCGCCGGGATTTTCTCGACGCGGCCGAGCGTACGGCAAATTTCTTTATCGCCCATTTGCCGGCGGACAAGATACCGCCCTGGGATTTCCGTCTGCCCGAACATGTTGCGCGTCCCAAGGATTCTTCCGCCGGAGCGTGCGCGGCAAGCGGCATGCTTATGCTTGCGGATATGACGGTTCAATCCGGCGCGGAGCGATACCGGGCGG encodes:
- a CDS encoding glycoside hydrolase family 88 protein, whose protein sequence is MTTEWWNEAWRQAHAKLSRSLERIGAGYPHASVNGKYLLEEPHWWTAGFWPGMLWLLYEASGDEKFRETAEQCEAGLDRVISEYYKLDHDIGFMWTLTSVARYKLLQAEDAKRRALLAANLLAARFNLRGRYIRAWNPWHAGEDNTGYAIIDSLMNLPLLFWASRESGDPRYRHVAEAHLDTALAHFLRSDGSVYHIVRFDPVSGACAEKLGGQGYAPESAWSRGTAWAIYGFALAYHHTGRRDFLDAAERTANFFIAHLPADKIPPWDFRLPEHVARPKDSSAGACAASGMLMLADMTVQSGAERYRAAATEILKSLYERCGTWDDPAEEGLILHGTGNFPEGQNIDVPLIYGDYFFLEGLGRLKQLQPIFWE